DNA from Ensifer canadensis:
CACGAGCGCAAAGCGAAGTCGCAGATCGGCATGCGAGGCGCCGAGCTGCTCGACCACCCAACTGCGGGCAACGGCGACGGGTTCTGGCGCGAGATAAAGCGCCAGCAACAGCTTGGCGCCATCGAAGAAGGCGAGCCGGCGATGGCCGGACGGCCCGTCGGCATAGCCGATCGGCTCGATATCCACCGGGATATCGAAGATGCGTCGGCACCACGCGACCCAATCATCAGGCTCGGTCTGCGATGCCAGTTCGAGCCGCCACCCGGCCCTTGCCTTGGCCAGCGCCCAATAGGCGCAATCAAGCCCTTCCGGCCTTGCGGCACTGACTGCAAATCCATAGGTGGAGGCTGCGAAACGGCGGGCGGAAACGGCAACGTTCTTGGAGGCGGGCTGGCCCGAAACAGGATCGGTGATCGGCGGCACCAAGGCATCGATGCGCGCCTTAGCCGCGAACTGGTCGTTCCAATGCATGGGCACGAAGAGATTGCCGCGCGCCTGGCGGTCGGTGATCAGTGCTCGGACGACCGCCGCACCAAAGGGGCTTTCCAGCACCACGAGATCAGCCGGCGAAAGATCAAGCTCCATCGCATCGCGGGGGTGGATCTCGACGAAGGGTTCGCCGATATGAGCGGAGAGCCGCGCGCTCTTTCCCGTCCGGGTCATCGTGTGCCAGTGGTCGCGAACGCGGCCGGTATTGAGGGTGAAGGGGAAGGCATCGCTCACGCGCTTGGCAATCTGGCTTGTGGTCGCGATGAAGCGCGCGCGACCATCCGGATGGTAGAATCCGCCATCGGCGAAGAAGCGCGTCACAGTACTTGCCTTACCGCGCGGCTGCGGCCATTGGAACGGCATGAGTGCATCATAGCCGGCACCATCGATTTCGGCATAAGCGCCGACATCGAAATCGCGCCGGCCATCGTTCTCGAAACCGGAAAGACCGGCATGTTCGGCAAAGATTTCGGATGCCGATGCGTAGGCAAAGGCGCCGGCAAAACCCATGAGGCTGCCGACTTCGGCAAGTTGCCACCAGTCCGCCCGGGCTTCACCAGGAGCCGTCAGGAAACTGCGCTGGCGGGAGATGCGGCGCTCGGAGTTCGTAACGGTGCCATCCTTCTCGCCCCAACCAAGCGAAGGTAACAGCACATGCGCATGACGGGTCGTATCTGTTTGCCTGATGACATCGGAGACCACGACGAAGGGACAGGCCCTGAGCGCCGCCTCGATCGCATCGGCATCCGGCATCGACACGACCGGATTGGTCGCCATGATCCAGATCGCCTTGATGCGCCCGTCGGCGACAGCGCGAAACATGTCGACGGCCTTGAGGCCCGGTCTTGCGGCGATGGCCGGCGCGCCCCAGAAACGTCTGACCTGATCGCGGTCTCCCGCCTTCTCGATGTCCATATGGGCGGCCAGCATATTGGCAAGACCGCCGACCTCGCGGCCGCCCATGGCGTTGGGTTGGCCCGTCAGGGAGAACGGTCCCATGCCGGGTCGGCCGATGCGGCCGGTCGCCAGGTGACAGTTGATGATGGCATTGACCTTGTCGGTGCCGGAGACCGATTGGTTGACCCCCTGGCTGTAGCAGGTGACAACCTTTTCGCTGCTCTCGAAAAGTTGGAAGAAGGCGGCTAGTTCCTGTTCGGCGAGCCCAGTTAGTCGCGCCAGTGTGGCTTGATCGAAGGCGCTTGCTGCGGCGAAGGCCTCGGCGAATCCGCTGGTGTGCGGCGAAATGTAGCCCTGATCAAAAGCCGGGCTGGAGGCCAGGTGCGCAAATAGACCATTGAAGAGCGCGACGTCGCCATCCGGCCGGATCGCCAGATGCATGTCGGCGATATCGGCCGTCATGGTGCGGCGCGGGTCGATGACGACGACCTGCATTTGCGGCCGTGCAGCCTTGGCAGCAACGAGGCGCTGGTAGAGTACCGGATGGCACCAGGCGAGGTTGGAGCCCGTCAGCACCACGAGATCGGCAAGCTCCAGATCCTCGTAGCAACCTGGAACGGTGTCCGATCCGAAGGCGCGGCGATGACCCGCCACCGATGAAGACATGCAAAGGCGCGAGTTGGTGTCGATATTCCCCGAACCGATGAACCCCTTCATCAGTTTGTTGGCGACATAGTAGTCCTCGGTCAGCAACTGACCGGAGACATAGAAGGCGACAGAATCTGGCCCGTGCTCGGCAATCGCCTGCGAAAAGCGATCGGCGACGAGGTCGAGCGCCTCATCCCACTCCGCGGCCTGTCCACCGATCTCGGGATAGAGCAGCCGCCCGTCGAGATCGAGCGTCTCGCCAAGCGCTGCCCCCTTGGAGCAAAGCCGGCCGAAGTTGGCCGGATGATCCGGGTCGCCTTTCACACCGATGCCGCCGTCATCGCCAACCGTCGCGACCACGCCGCAGCCGACACCGCAATAGGGACACGTGGTTTTGACTTCGGTTGCCATGACTACTCCGCCGCGATCATCAGGCTTTCGAGTGCGATAAAAAGCGCACCGCCATCGTTGCGCACTGGGATGGTGCGCACGCCCCCCTCGTCTGCACCCAGCGCCTTGCCGGTTTCGAGCGAGATCACCCAGTTGTGCAGCGGGCAAGTGACGGCCGTCCCGTGGACGATGCCCTGCGACAGCGGCCCGCCCTTGTGCGGGCAATGGTCTTCGATCGCAAAGACCTCGTTTTCGGCGGTGCGGAAGACGGCGATCTTGCCCTCGGGCGTGCGCACGCAGCGTGCGCCGCGAAGCGGGATGTCGGAGATGTCACCGATTGAGATCCAGTTCATGTCCATCCCCTCACTCCGCTGCTTCTGAAAATCCGACCGTCGCCATCGGCCGGAACTCGTGCTTGTCCTTGCCGGAGACACGCTCCGACCATGGGTCGACCTGGGCGAATTTCTGGCTGAAGACGAAGCGGTCGAAGAGCGCCTTGCGCCGTTCGGCATCGTCCATGATCTGCCGGCGGATTTCTTCAAGACCGATGCGCTTGGCCCACTTGTAGATGCGCTCGAGATAACGGGCCTGCTCGCGATACATCTGCGTCAGCGCCACGATATGTTCGAGGGCGTCGTCCGCGGTCCTCACCAGACCAAGAACCTCGGTGCCCTTGATGTCGAGCCCGGCTGCACCGGCGAAGTGGATCTCGAAGCCGCTGTCGACGCAGATGACACCGATATCCTTGCAGGTGGCTTCTGCGCAGTTTCTCGGACAGCCGGAGACGGCCAATTTCAGCTTGGCCGGCGTCCAGGACCCCCACATGAATTTCTCGATGCGGATGCCGAGGCCGGTGGAATCCTGGGTGCCGAAGCGGCACCAGTCGGAACCAACGCAGGTCTTCACCGTGCGCAGGCCCTTGGCATAAGCCTGGCCCGACACGAAGCCGGCTTTGCCGAGATCGGCCCAGACGGCCGGCAGGTCTTCCTTCTCGATGCCGAGCAGGTCGATACGCTGACCGCCGGTGACCTTGACCATCGGGATCTCGAACTTGTCGACGACGTCGGCAATCGCGCGCAATTCCCCAGAGTTTGTGACGCCGCCCCACATGCGCGGAACGACGGAGTAGGTGCCGTCCTTCTGGATATTGGCGTGCACACGCTCGTTGATGAAGCGCGACTGGTAGTCGTCGGCATATTCGTCCGGCCAGTCGCAGACGAGGTAGTAGTTGAGCGCCGGGCGGCATTTGGCGCAGCCGCAGGATGTCTTCCACTCCAGTTCCTGCATCACGGCGGGAATGGTCTTCAGGCCCTTGGCCTTGATCAGGCGGCGGACATCGTCGTGGCCAAGCTCGGTGCAGGTGCACATCGGCTGGACGGCGGCGGGATTGTAGGTTTCGCCAAGCGTCAGCGACATCACCTGCTCAACGAGCCCGGTGCACGAACCGCAGGAAGCGGACGCCTTCGTATGCGCCCTGACATCGTCGAGCGACGTCAGTCCCTTGCCCTGGATCGTCGCCACGATCTTGCCCTTGCACACGCCGTTGCAGCCGCAGATTTCTGCATCATCCGGCAAGGCTGCAACGGCCGCCATAGGGTCCAGCGGGGACCCTCCCTGATAGGCCTGGCCGAAAATGAGCGTTTCGCGCATTTCCGAGATATCGGTGGCTTTCTTCTTCAGATCGTTGAACCAGGCGCCATCGGCGGTTTCGCCATAAAGCACTGTGCCGATGATGCGGTTGTCCTTCAGCACCAGCCGCTTGTAGACGCCGCCGGCTGCATCGCGCAGCACGATCTCCTCGCGATCGTCGCCTTCGGCAAAGTCTCCGAGGGAGAACAGGTTGATGCCGGTGACTTTGAGCTTCGTCGGCGTGTCGGAATGCACGAAGGCGGGCGAGCGATCGCCCGCCAGATGCGATGCGGCGATGCGCGCCATTTCGTAGAGTGGTGCGACGAGGCCGTAGACCATGCCGCACACCTCGGCGCATTCGCCAAGCGCCAGGATATCGCCATCGGAGGTCTGCATGCCGTCGTCGACGACGATGCCGCGATTGACCGCTAGGCCGGCTTCCTTGGCGATGCCCGCGTTCGGCCGGATGCCGACAGCCATGACGACGAGTGTCGCGGGAATGATCGTGCCGTTGTCGAGCTCGATGCCCTCGACCTTGCCATCGCCGATGATTGCCTTGGTATTGGCCCTGCAGATGACCTTGATGCCGCGCTCCTCGACGGCTTTCTGCAAGAGATAACCAGCCGCCGGATCGAGTTGGCGCTCCATCAGAGTTGGCATCACGTGCAGTACGGTCACATCCATACCTCGCGAGGCAAGTCCGGCGGCCGCTTCAAGCCCGAGCAGGCCACCGCCAATGACGACAGCCTTTTCGCGCGACTGCGCGGCAAGCAACATTGCCTGCACGTCATCGAGGTCGCGGTAGGTAATAACACCGGGCAGATCTTTGCCGGGAACCGGGATGATGAAGGGCACTGAGCCTGTTGCGATGACAAGCTTGTCGTAGCTTTCGGTCACACCGTGATCAGAGGTCACAGTCTTCTTCGCGCGGTCGATCGCCACGACCTTGTGGCCTTTGTAGAGCGTGATCCCGTGCTTGATGTACCAACCATCGCCGTGGATGATGATCTGCTCGTAGTCTTTTTCGCCGGAAAGGACCGGCGAAAGCATGATGCGGTCGTAGTTGACGCGCGGTTCGGCGTTGAAGATCGTGACCTGATATTGCCCCGGCGCCTGTTCGAACAGGTGCTCCAGCATGCGTCCGGGCGCCATGCCATTGCCGATGATGACGAGTTTTTCGGGCGTTTGGTGAGCCATGGGAAATTACTCCGCAGCTTCGACGAAACGGTGGCGCTCGTAGAGGAACTTGAGCACCGCTTCGCGGCATTTGAGGTAGGTTCGGTCGGCCGCCAGTTCGATGCGCCGGCGCGGGCGGGCTAGCGGCACATCCAGGATTTCACCGATGCGCGCCGAAGGTCCATTGGTCATCATGACGATGCGGTCGGAAAGCAGCACCGCCTCGTCGACATCATGGGTGATCATCAGCACCGTATTGCCGAGCTCGGCGTGGATCTGCATCACCTGGTCCTGCAGATGGGCGCGGGTCAGGGCGTCGAGCGCGCCGAACGGCTCGTCGAGCAGAAGAACCTTCGGTTCCATGGCCAGCGCCCGGGCGATGCCGACGCGCTGCTTCATGCCGCCGGAAACCTCGGACGGACGCTTGTCGGCGGCATGCGCCATCTGCACCAGCTCGAGATTGCGCATGGTCCATTCGTGACGTTCGGCCTTGCCCTTGGTCGCGCGGAAGACCTTGTCGACGCCGAGGCGGACGTTTTCGTAAACCGTCAACCAGGGCAGCAGGGAATGGTTCTGGAAGACGACGGCGCGGTCCGGTCCCGGCTCGTCGGCAACGCGGCCATCGAGGAGCACGACGCCGGTGGTCGCCTGCGTCAGGCCGGCGACGATATTGAGCAGCGTCGACTTTCCGCAGCCGGAATGGCCGATGATCGAGATGAATTCGCCCTTGTCGACGGAAAGCGAAACCTGCTTCAGAACGTCCGTCCTGACGCCGCCGCGTTCGAAGCTCTTGTCGATAAGCTCAAGCGAGAGATAGCTCTTGGTCATGGTCTTTGCCTTTCTCACGCAGTTGCCGTGCCGCGGGTGACGACGCGGCCGATGAGGGCGATGAGACGATCGAGGAGGAAGCCGACGATGCCGACGTAGATGAGCGCAACGATGATGTCGCTGATCAGCGACGAGTTCCACGCATCCCAGATGAAGAAACCGATGCCGACGCCGCCGATCAGCATCTCGGCGGCAACGATCGCCAACCAGGAAAGACCGATGCCGATGCGAAGGCCAGTGAAGATGTAAGGGGCAGCAGCCGGCAGCATGATCTTGCCGAAATATTCGAAGGCATTGAGCCGCAGCACCTTGGCGACGTTCTGGTAGTCCTGCGGAATGTTGCGGATGCCGACCGCGGTGTTGATGATGATCGGCCAGATCGCGGTGATGAAGATCACGAAGATCGCCGAGGGGGTGCCGTCCTGGAAGGCGGCGAGCGACAGCGGCAGCCAGGCGAGCGGCGGCACGGTGCGCAGCACCTGGAAGATCGGATCGAGCCCGCGCATGGCAAGGGCGCTCTGGCCAACGAGTGCGCCGAGCGCGATACCGACGACAGCGGCGAGCGCATAACCGATCGCGACGCGCTGAAGGCTGGCCGAGATATGCCAGAACAGGCCTTGATCGACGCCCTGTCCGACATAGAACGGATGCGCGATCAGCTCCCAGCTTTCCTCCAGAACACGTGTCGGCGCCGGCAGGCTCGAGTCGGGCGCAGAACAGATCACCTGCCAGGCGACGAGGATAAAGCTCAGGGTCACCACCAGCGGGACGAGGTTGGTCAAGGCTGTGGCGAGTGCTGCCGGCAACCGGCGGCTACCGCCGGGCTTCGTCGCACGGGTAAAGGCGATGACCCGGGCCACGGGCCGCTGAGCAGCCTCCTGGGGAAGCTTGAGATTG
Protein-coding regions in this window:
- a CDS encoding nitrate reductase, which produces MATEVKTTCPYCGVGCGVVATVGDDGGIGVKGDPDHPANFGRLCSKGAALGETLDLDGRLLYPEIGGQAAEWDEALDLVADRFSQAIAEHGPDSVAFYVSGQLLTEDYYVANKLMKGFIGSGNIDTNSRLCMSSSVAGHRRAFGSDTVPGCYEDLELADLVVLTGSNLAWCHPVLYQRLVAAKAARPQMQVVVIDPRRTMTADIADMHLAIRPDGDVALFNGLFAHLASSPAFDQGYISPHTSGFAEAFAAASAFDQATLARLTGLAEQELAAFFQLFESSEKVVTCYSQGVNQSVSGTDKVNAIINCHLATGRIGRPGMGPFSLTGQPNAMGGREVGGLANMLAAHMDIEKAGDRDQVRRFWGAPAIAARPGLKAVDMFRAVADGRIKAIWIMATNPVVSMPDADAIEAALRACPFVVVSDVIRQTDTTRHAHVLLPSLGWGEKDGTVTNSERRISRQRSFLTAPGEARADWWQLAEVGSLMGFAGAFAYASASEIFAEHAGLSGFENDGRRDFDVGAYAEIDGAGYDALMPFQWPQPRGKASTVTRFFADGGFYHPDGRARFIATTSQIAKRVSDAFPFTLNTGRVRDHWHTMTRTGKSARLSAHIGEPFVEIHPRDAMELDLSPADLVVLESPFGAAVVRALITDRQARGNLFVPMHWNDQFAAKARIDALVPPITDPVSGQPASKNVAVSARRFAASTYGFAVSAARPEGLDCAYWALAKARAGWRLELASQTEPDDWVAWCRRIFDIPVDIEPIGYADGPSGHRRLAFFDGAKLLLALYLAPEPVAVARSWVVEQLGASHADLRLRFALVAGRPGADKPDPGATVCSCFNVGINQIVAAVRGGCRSVEAIGQTLNAGTNCGSCRAEIRGIVDGCLAAAAE
- the nirD gene encoding nitrite reductase small subunit NirD; its protein translation is MDMNWISIGDISDIPLRGARCVRTPEGKIAVFRTAENEVFAIEDHCPHKGGPLSQGIVHGTAVTCPLHNWVISLETGKALGADEGGVRTIPVRNDGGALFIALESLMIAAE
- the nirB gene encoding nitrite reductase large subunit NirB; the encoded protein is MAHQTPEKLVIIGNGMAPGRMLEHLFEQAPGQYQVTIFNAEPRVNYDRIMLSPVLSGEKDYEQIIIHGDGWYIKHGITLYKGHKVVAIDRAKKTVTSDHGVTESYDKLVIATGSVPFIIPVPGKDLPGVITYRDLDDVQAMLLAAQSREKAVVIGGGLLGLEAAAGLASRGMDVTVLHVMPTLMERQLDPAAGYLLQKAVEERGIKVICRANTKAIIGDGKVEGIELDNGTIIPATLVVMAVGIRPNAGIAKEAGLAVNRGIVVDDGMQTSDGDILALGECAEVCGMVYGLVAPLYEMARIAASHLAGDRSPAFVHSDTPTKLKVTGINLFSLGDFAEGDDREEIVLRDAAGGVYKRLVLKDNRIIGTVLYGETADGAWFNDLKKKATDISEMRETLIFGQAYQGGSPLDPMAAVAALPDDAEICGCNGVCKGKIVATIQGKGLTSLDDVRAHTKASASCGSCTGLVEQVMSLTLGETYNPAAVQPMCTCTELGHDDVRRLIKAKGLKTIPAVMQELEWKTSCGCAKCRPALNYYLVCDWPDEYADDYQSRFINERVHANIQKDGTYSVVPRMWGGVTNSGELRAIADVVDKFEIPMVKVTGGQRIDLLGIEKEDLPAVWADLGKAGFVSGQAYAKGLRTVKTCVGSDWCRFGTQDSTGLGIRIEKFMWGSWTPAKLKLAVSGCPRNCAEATCKDIGVICVDSGFEIHFAGAAGLDIKGTEVLGLVRTADDALEHIVALTQMYREQARYLERIYKWAKRIGLEEIRRQIMDDAERRKALFDRFVFSQKFAQVDPWSERVSGKDKHEFRPMATVGFSEAAE
- a CDS encoding ABC transporter ATP-binding protein — encoded protein: MTKSYLSLELIDKSFERGGVRTDVLKQVSLSVDKGEFISIIGHSGCGKSTLLNIVAGLTQATTGVVLLDGRVADEPGPDRAVVFQNHSLLPWLTVYENVRLGVDKVFRATKGKAERHEWTMRNLELVQMAHAADKRPSEVSGGMKQRVGIARALAMEPKVLLLDEPFGALDALTRAHLQDQVMQIHAELGNTVLMITHDVDEAVLLSDRIVMMTNGPSARIGEILDVPLARPRRRIELAADRTYLKCREAVLKFLYERHRFVEAAE
- the ntrB gene encoding nitrate ABC transporter permease — protein: MSVTNLKLPQEAAQRPVARVIAFTRATKPGGSRRLPAALATALTNLVPLVVTLSFILVAWQVICSAPDSSLPAPTRVLEESWELIAHPFYVGQGVDQGLFWHISASLQRVAIGYALAAVVGIALGALVGQSALAMRGLDPIFQVLRTVPPLAWLPLSLAAFQDGTPSAIFVIFITAIWPIIINTAVGIRNIPQDYQNVAKVLRLNAFEYFGKIMLPAAAPYIFTGLRIGIGLSWLAIVAAEMLIGGVGIGFFIWDAWNSSLISDIIVALIYVGIVGFLLDRLIALIGRVVTRGTATA